A stretch of the Hippocampus zosterae strain Florida chromosome 18, ASM2543408v3, whole genome shotgun sequence genome encodes the following:
- the atp5mea gene encoding ATP synthase membrane subunit ea, which produces MAPPVAVSPLIKTARWSALLFGVLYGKQRFEYLKPIAEEERKVEEAEKKAREEQERIAKQLAEANSDTILK; this is translated from the exons ATGGCTCCCCCTGTAGCTGTCTCTCCGCTCATTAAG ACGGCCCGGTGGTCTGCCCTGTTGTTTGGCGTCTTGTATGGCAAACAGAGGTTTG AGTACCTGAAGCCCATCGCAGAGGAGGAGCGCAAGGTGGAGGAGGCTGAAAAGAAGGCCCGAGAGGAACAGGAGCGCATTGCCAAACAACTGGCCGAAG CTAATTCAGACACCATCCTCAAGTGa